In Desulfomonile tiedjei DSM 6799, a genomic segment contains:
- a CDS encoding nitric-oxide reductase large subunit, which produces MNMNALKWAAILTFVISLIVLILGGVFTQGELPPYPGKVVGPNGEVLFTKKDILAGQDVFQQRGLMDHGSVWGHGSQRGPEFSATSLRLESEVVRDYVSKQDYGKGYAELDDLQKEIVDLKTVREIRTNRYDPATNTLTLTESQVLALQKVVEFWNTMFEKGEVRYGFLPNTISSPQDRLEIGRFFFWTAWVASTNRPGKTYSFTNNWPADRTVGNVPTAETYLWSLGGILALFISLGIFIFMVHHYGIWYGPARGVELGQRLIDMPLTSSQRKAAKFFLVVILLFLMQTNFGGLLAHYTIHPASFYFQFIADWIPYSWAKTWHLQLAVFWIMTTWIASAIYIAPIMGGIEPKKQGLTVELLFIAVLLVAGGSLIGEVAGIKGYLGDMWFWFGHQGWEFLELGRVWQLLLFFGLIAWLIIVYRPISNHIRLKHRDEFTSLLIFYVISSVLIVLFFGFGLLYGKGTHLSVADYWRWFVIHIWVESIFEFFGIAVISLLLVSLGLASARGALMVAYFTAAITFLSGILGTAHHFFWFGQPSFWLAVGSVFSSLEPIPLFGLVVRGLLEYRSITKEGVDFPYKWPLYFLVASSFWNFMGAAVFGFLINLPVVNYFEHGTYLTMNHGHAALFGVFGMLSIALLLFSWRGMVDKAHWNDKILKVSFWGFNGGLGLLTFGTLFPVGILQTWTSYSQALWVARDASFFERPFVQVVGTLRVIPDLIIILVGVVPLFYFLFTTYPYLKAVGIKEGESVWERLGMEL; this is translated from the coding sequence ATGAACATGAATGCTTTGAAGTGGGCGGCTATTCTCACCTTTGTCATATCTCTCATCGTTCTCATTTTGGGAGGGGTCTTCACGCAAGGAGAGCTTCCCCCATATCCGGGAAAGGTCGTCGGACCGAATGGAGAAGTCCTGTTTACCAAGAAGGATATTTTGGCCGGTCAGGATGTTTTCCAGCAAAGGGGGCTGATGGATCACGGGAGTGTCTGGGGGCACGGTTCTCAGAGGGGACCCGAATTCTCTGCGACCAGTCTGCGACTCGAAAGTGAGGTCGTCAGAGATTATGTGAGCAAACAGGATTACGGAAAAGGATATGCCGAACTCGACGATCTCCAGAAAGAGATTGTGGACTTGAAGACTGTCAGGGAAATACGAACCAATCGATACGATCCAGCCACGAATACTTTGACTCTGACGGAATCCCAAGTCCTTGCTCTTCAGAAAGTCGTCGAATTCTGGAACACCATGTTCGAGAAAGGAGAAGTACGATACGGATTTCTCCCGAACACCATATCGTCACCCCAGGATAGACTGGAAATAGGCCGATTCTTTTTCTGGACAGCGTGGGTTGCATCTACGAATCGGCCGGGGAAAACGTATTCTTTTACCAATAATTGGCCGGCAGACAGGACCGTAGGCAATGTTCCCACAGCAGAGACCTATCTGTGGAGTCTGGGGGGCATTCTGGCGTTGTTTATCTCGCTGGGCATTTTCATCTTCATGGTACATCACTACGGTATCTGGTACGGGCCTGCACGAGGAGTAGAACTCGGCCAGAGACTCATCGACATGCCCCTTACTTCCAGCCAGCGGAAAGCAGCGAAGTTTTTTCTCGTGGTTATCCTGCTGTTTTTGATGCAGACGAATTTCGGCGGTCTCCTGGCTCATTACACCATTCACCCGGCAAGTTTCTATTTCCAGTTTATCGCGGACTGGATACCTTACAGTTGGGCCAAAACATGGCACCTGCAGCTCGCCGTATTTTGGATAATGACGACATGGATTGCTTCGGCCATCTACATCGCGCCCATTATGGGAGGCATAGAGCCGAAAAAACAGGGATTAACGGTCGAATTGCTGTTCATTGCAGTCCTTCTGGTTGCAGGAGGGAGTCTCATTGGAGAAGTGGCCGGAATTAAAGGCTATCTTGGAGATATGTGGTTCTGGTTCGGCCATCAGGGATGGGAATTCCTGGAGCTTGGAAGGGTCTGGCAGCTTCTACTCTTCTTTGGATTAATTGCATGGCTGATCATTGTGTACAGGCCGATTTCCAACCATATCAGATTGAAGCACCGAGATGAGTTTACCTCGCTCCTTATCTTTTACGTCATCAGTTCGGTGCTCATCGTATTATTCTTCGGCTTCGGATTGCTGTACGGCAAGGGCACACATTTGAGTGTTGCAGATTATTGGCGATGGTTCGTGATACACATCTGGGTGGAAAGCATTTTCGAATTTTTCGGGATCGCCGTGATTTCGTTGCTTCTCGTCAGTCTGGGTCTTGCCTCCGCCAGAGGCGCTCTCATGGTGGCATACTTTACTGCAGCCATCACTTTTCTCAGTGGAATTCTCGGAACCGCACACCATTTCTTCTGGTTCGGGCAGCCTTCTTTTTGGCTCGCGGTTGGATCGGTTTTCTCTTCTCTCGAACCGATCCCGCTCTTCGGTCTGGTCGTGAGAGGTCTCCTGGAATACAGATCTATCACTAAAGAAGGGGTTGATTTTCCCTACAAGTGGCCGCTGTATTTCCTTGTGGCATCATCTTTCTGGAATTTCATGGGGGCTGCGGTGTTCGGGTTCTTGATCAATCTCCCGGTGGTCAATTATTTCGAACATGGGACGTACCTGACCATGAATCACGGACATGCTGCGCTGTTTGGCGTTTTCGGCATGCTCTCCATAGCTCTCTTGCTTTTCTCCTGGCGAGGCATGGTAGATAAAGCTCACTGGAACGACAAAATACTCAAGGTGAGTTTCTGGGGTTTCAACGGCGGCCTTGGACTCCTCACATTCGGCACGTTGTTTCCGGTAGGAATTCTCCAGACCTGGACGAGCTACAGCCAAGCGCTTTGGGTCGCAAGGGACGCATCATTCTTCGAGAGACCGTTTGTTCAAGTCGTGGGGACGTTACGAGTGATACCCGATCTGATCATCATCCTGGTGGGGGTTGTACCGCTCTTCTATTTTCTCTTCACAACCTATCCGTACCTCAAAGCAGTGGGAATCAAGGAGGGTGAATCTGTGTGGGAACGTCTGGGAATGGAATTGTGA
- a CDS encoding AAA family ATPase, producing the protein MAEYLEKITIKGVEIHLMDPPELDVEWVGMQEPLTQLLAAWSDDGLDPPMQPRILGKPGVGKTSLAITAAKAMKQKLYITQCTVDTKPEDLIISPVIADNGKIRYVASPLVSAMVRGGICLLDEGNRMSEKSWASIAPLLDMRRSVYSIVAGVEITAKPEFRICVTMNEDASTFEVPEYIHSRLQPAIHMDFPTREEEYRILRGKLDGPSDELIREVVEMLQQSHARDEDLSVRDGLNIARYAYRLLKFKPDFDERKALDQSLTQITGETFGSLNGPKLV; encoded by the coding sequence ATGGCCGAGTATCTTGAAAAGATCACTATAAAAGGAGTCGAGATCCACCTGATGGATCCTCCGGAGTTGGACGTAGAATGGGTCGGTATGCAAGAGCCGCTGACTCAACTCCTGGCAGCCTGGTCCGATGACGGTTTGGACCCACCCATGCAACCGAGAATACTGGGCAAGCCTGGTGTGGGAAAAACATCGCTCGCGATCACTGCAGCAAAGGCAATGAAGCAGAAGCTGTATATCACGCAGTGTACAGTAGATACGAAACCCGAAGACCTCATCATTTCTCCTGTTATAGCTGATAATGGCAAGATTCGGTACGTCGCATCCCCGCTGGTTTCTGCCATGGTGAGAGGCGGTATCTGCCTTCTTGACGAGGGAAACCGGATGAGTGAGAAAAGCTGGGCTTCAATTGCACCTCTGCTGGACATGCGCCGGAGCGTGTACTCAATTGTGGCAGGTGTGGAAATAACTGCAAAACCCGAATTCAGGATTTGCGTCACCATGAACGAAGACGCCTCTACCTTTGAGGTTCCCGAGTACATTCATTCTCGGCTCCAGCCTGCCATTCACATGGATTTTCCGACACGGGAAGAAGAATACCGCATTTTACGCGGAAAATTGGATGGCCCTTCGGACGAGCTTATTCGGGAAGTAGTTGAAATGCTTCAACAATCTCATGCTCGTGATGAGGATCTGAGCGTGAGAGACGGACTTAATATCGCTCGGTATGCTTATCGTCTTCTCAAGTTCAAGCCCGATTTCGATGAACGCAAAGCTTTGGATCAATCGTTGACCCAGATCACCGGAGAAACCTTTGGCTCACTTAATGGCCCAAAACTGGTCTGA
- a CDS encoding homocysteine biosynthesis protein encodes MSVFKVNKTFQEINEKIRNGKAVVVTAEEMIDVVKENGHLEAAQKVDVVTTGTFGIMCSSGAFLNTGHTKPRIRTSKIYLNGVEAYAGIAAVDCYIGATQTREDDPLNKVFPGRFRYGGGHVIEDLVAGREIIVKASSYGTDCYPNKGFTKKMTLNDIPDAVLLNPRNGYQNYNCGINLSKKTIYTYMGILRPECMNANFSTSGQLSPLLNDPFYRTIGVGTRIFLGGGIGYVIGPGTQHNPGVKRSENGVVMGGAGTISVRGNLKGMSPRFLRGASLTGYGCSLNVGIGIPIPILNEDMARFTSVSDDEILVPVVDYGLNYPSGEASQPLCHVSYAQLRSGEIEVDGKKVTTAPLSSYAAAREIASILKEWITSGKFLLGEPQEVLPSVPFEGFQN; translated from the coding sequence ATGTCTGTATTTAAAGTGAACAAAACTTTTCAAGAGATAAACGAAAAGATACGGAATGGAAAAGCTGTTGTTGTCACTGCAGAGGAAATGATCGATGTTGTCAAAGAAAACGGTCACTTAGAGGCTGCCCAAAAAGTGGATGTAGTGACTACCGGCACATTCGGGATCATGTGTTCTTCTGGCGCTTTTCTCAATACGGGCCATACCAAACCCAGAATTCGAACCAGCAAAATATACCTGAACGGAGTCGAGGCATATGCCGGGATTGCGGCAGTGGATTGCTATATAGGCGCCACTCAGACGCGTGAAGACGATCCCTTGAACAAGGTTTTTCCCGGTCGCTTTCGTTATGGAGGCGGCCATGTCATTGAGGATTTGGTCGCGGGTCGTGAAATTATTGTAAAAGCATCTTCATACGGCACGGATTGTTATCCCAACAAGGGCTTCACGAAAAAGATGACGTTGAACGATATTCCGGATGCCGTCCTCTTAAACCCGAGAAATGGGTATCAAAATTATAATTGCGGCATAAATCTCTCGAAGAAAACGATTTATACGTACATGGGAATCTTGCGCCCGGAGTGCATGAATGCGAATTTCTCCACTTCCGGGCAGTTGAGTCCGCTCCTCAACGATCCATTCTACAGAACCATCGGTGTCGGCACGCGTATATTCCTCGGTGGAGGAATAGGGTATGTGATCGGCCCCGGAACTCAACACAATCCTGGAGTGAAAAGATCGGAGAATGGCGTCGTGATGGGAGGCGCCGGTACCATTTCGGTACGTGGCAATTTGAAAGGCATGTCGCCCAGATTTTTGAGAGGCGCATCTTTGACCGGTTACGGCTGCTCGTTGAATGTTGGAATCGGCATACCCATTCCCATTTTGAACGAGGATATGGCCCGGTTCACCTCCGTATCGGATGACGAGATTCTCGTCCCTGTGGTGGATTACGGCTTGAACTATCCTTCAGGGGAAGCATCGCAGCCTCTCTGTCACGTATCGTACGCTCAGCTTCGCAGCGGAGAAATCGAAGTAGACGGAAAGAAAGTCACAACCGCCCCCCTGTCCAGTTATGCGGCAGCCCGGGAAATTGCCTCCATCCTGAAGGAATGGATAACTTCAGGCAAATTCCTGTTAGGTGAACCCCAGGAAGTCCTCCCTTCAGTTCCTTTTGAAGGATTTCAGAACTGA
- a CDS encoding UPF0280 family protein, protein MTVPIVYEPRTYRDFGSHDRFVSFRVVIETSDLYVKAHSLLERETKALILKARSQVEAAIARRPEFLTSLLPVGEDSQDSPLVLSMIRAGKKANTGPMAAVAGAIAEFVGRELIGMSPEVIVENGGDIFLHVDSPVTVGLYAGSSPFSGRIGLRLDATPIPVGICTSSAKVGPSLSLGKADAATVVSPDTSLADAVATAMGNRVQKASDIKASVEWAMSIPGITGALAILGDKIAAVGDLELVSIPL, encoded by the coding sequence ATGACAGTTCCAATCGTGTACGAACCGCGAACTTATCGGGATTTCGGCAGCCATGATCGTTTCGTCTCATTTAGAGTGGTTATCGAAACATCTGACCTGTATGTAAAGGCTCATTCGCTTTTGGAGCGTGAAACCAAAGCACTGATCCTCAAAGCACGGTCTCAGGTGGAAGCTGCGATTGCAAGACGACCGGAGTTTCTGACGAGTCTCCTTCCGGTCGGCGAAGACTCACAGGATTCTCCGCTGGTCCTTAGCATGATACGTGCAGGGAAGAAGGCGAATACAGGTCCCATGGCCGCTGTCGCGGGAGCAATAGCAGAATTTGTCGGCAGAGAACTGATAGGAATGTCTCCGGAAGTAATCGTAGAGAATGGAGGAGACATCTTCCTGCACGTAGATTCTCCAGTCACAGTAGGGCTTTATGCAGGAAGCTCACCGTTCAGCGGACGCATCGGATTAAGGCTGGACGCAACTCCCATTCCGGTAGGAATCTGCACATCATCGGCCAAAGTCGGTCCTTCGCTGAGTCTCGGCAAGGCAGATGCAGCCACGGTGGTTTCCCCGGACACGTCTCTAGCAGATGCCGTTGCCACTGCAATGGGAAATCGAGTCCAGAAGGCATCGGATATCAAAGCGTCGGTTGAATGGGCAATGTCCATTCCCGGAATCACCGGTGCTCTTGCAATTCTTGGCGACAAGATTGCCGCGGTAGGGGATTTGGAATTGGTCTCAATTCCTTTGTGA
- a CDS encoding NIL domain-containing protein, translating into MASRNVLLIFKSNIMYKPVIYRLARDFDLVFNILEAKILPRREGRILLELRGDDETIQKGISFLEQHQVVVEHLADKVWREEELCVHCGACTGLCPTEALSVNKLDQKVVFDVEKCVACGMCGLVCPFGAMKDVTLFDPFAEGRTGEK; encoded by the coding sequence ATGGCTTCTCGTAACGTACTACTCATATTCAAATCCAATATAATGTACAAACCCGTGATTTATAGACTCGCACGGGATTTCGATTTAGTTTTCAACATCTTGGAAGCTAAAATCCTGCCGCGACGCGAAGGACGTATTCTGCTGGAGCTTCGGGGTGATGATGAAACCATCCAGAAAGGGATATCGTTTCTGGAGCAGCATCAGGTCGTGGTGGAACATCTCGCGGACAAAGTATGGCGAGAAGAAGAGTTATGCGTCCATTGCGGGGCTTGCACCGGACTCTGTCCCACTGAAGCCCTCAGCGTCAATAAACTCGATCAGAAGGTGGTTTTTGACGTAGAAAAATGCGTTGCGTGCGGAATGTGCGGACTTGTCTGCCCGTTCGGAGCCATGAAAGATGTCACATTGTTCGATCCTTTCGCTGAAGGACGTACAGGCGAGAAATAG
- the coaE gene encoding dephospho-CoA kinase (Dephospho-CoA kinase (CoaE) performs the final step in coenzyme A biosynthesis.), with translation MLVVGLTGGIASGKSTIAKMFTDKGIPLICADELARKAVEPGSSGLEEIERVFGNQVLDREGRLDREAMAEIVFRDPSARKRLESIIHPFVASEKERIIRELEALGHSMVLVDVPLLYESGWEGSFDLIVVAYVPRQLQAGRLVQRDKLSLDQAEARLAAQMDIEDKKKRADIVIDNTGDLEHTCRQVTAVLKKLEAVVIERES, from the coding sequence ATGCTCGTAGTCGGATTAACGGGAGGCATAGCCTCGGGCAAGAGCACTATAGCCAAAATGTTCACCGACAAAGGAATACCTCTCATCTGTGCAGACGAACTTGCACGCAAAGCGGTAGAACCGGGATCTTCAGGACTCGAGGAAATAGAGAGGGTTTTTGGCAACCAGGTGCTTGACCGTGAAGGCAGGCTCGACCGCGAGGCGATGGCGGAAATCGTATTCCGAGATCCCTCTGCTCGGAAGCGTCTGGAGTCAATAATCCACCCTTTTGTGGCCAGCGAAAAAGAACGCATTATTCGTGAACTTGAAGCTCTGGGACACTCCATGGTGCTTGTCGATGTTCCGCTACTCTACGAAAGCGGCTGGGAAGGGAGTTTCGATCTTATTGTCGTCGCCTATGTGCCGCGTCAGCTCCAGGCGGGTCGATTGGTGCAGCGCGATAAGCTGTCCCTCGATCAGGCTGAGGCACGACTTGCTGCACAAATGGATATTGAGGACAAGAAAAAGCGAGCTGACATAGTGATTGACAACACTGGAGATCTGGAACATACCTGCCGACAGGTGACTGCTGTACTGAAAAAATTGGAGGCTGTTGTCATCGAGCGAGAATCATGA
- a CDS encoding GumC family protein yields the protein MDPKNRRTDDPITVTLGQDEIPVEYRPRAASENHHSRGFHIQEFDEQPEKSLKDYIQIIVKRRRAILIVFLAVVSLTAAYTFTRVPIYRASATLEFEKEASNSINTLGESLAPNWAQAEFFATQSGILKSRSLAEALIDKMNLTKSQEFKPAEPGTLDKIAGWFVSFFSSDVPQPEGDQVGRESLARAVTDRVFVKRESNSRLLTLSMEAKDPEFAKKTLDTYIQLYLDQNLRKRRIISSEAVTWLKGEQTRAEDKLVKSMAALVNFTNQHGIVSLEDTSNHVLRFFNSSAEGLVKSKEHRVQLEALQKEGTQSLAVLPPDLKPSDLQSLKEKLALFEAEYMQLREIYAEEYPKVLMLKKQIAFLKNKLAETEEKAITSALETARSQESMQQQAFEQARKEAMNNNSLGVQYAVLKKEVETNEQIYKILLQKSKEMELNIQIIGNNISVIDPPTTPVGSVKPNKKLNLLIGAFLGLLAGVFAAFVLEQMDNSIHSTEDVEKYLNLPSLGAVPDINKHRRIHGLNGNTSGYEFIAHNSPKAPVSEAIKNIKTSIFLSIPASSMRTIAVSSAVPREGKTFISVSIASVLCSSTKRVLLVDADLRRPRVGEVFNQPDTVPGLTTYLTQDDVKFQKILHKSRIPGLYYVCAGPLPPNPVALLESDRMRDFIDRCSSVFDFVILDSPPVGGFSDARILASKVDGVIMVVREGTAPVDLVRQTKMMITSANSRILGVVLNMANGRSSLYGSGYGGYYGYYGNYYSKSARSVVALDESATTGKN from the coding sequence ATGGATCCAAAAAATCGCCGTACGGATGATCCCATCACCGTAACTCTGGGACAGGACGAGATTCCTGTGGAATACCGGCCGAGAGCTGCTTCTGAGAACCATCATTCCAGGGGCTTTCATATTCAGGAGTTTGATGAGCAACCTGAAAAGAGTCTCAAAGATTACATTCAGATTATCGTCAAGCGACGACGAGCCATTTTGATTGTCTTCTTGGCCGTTGTCTCTTTGACTGCTGCTTACACTTTCACACGTGTACCCATCTATAGAGCTTCCGCTACGCTCGAATTCGAGAAAGAGGCATCCAACTCAATCAACACTCTTGGAGAAAGTCTTGCCCCGAATTGGGCTCAGGCAGAATTCTTCGCCACCCAGTCAGGCATTCTGAAGAGCCGGTCACTAGCAGAAGCCCTCATCGACAAGATGAACCTTACCAAATCTCAGGAATTCAAACCGGCCGAACCCGGTACACTCGACAAAATTGCAGGCTGGTTTGTTTCTTTCTTTTCTTCGGACGTTCCGCAACCGGAAGGGGATCAAGTCGGAAGAGAAAGTCTTGCACGAGCGGTAACAGATAGAGTCTTTGTGAAAAGAGAGAGCAACAGCCGTTTGCTCACTCTCTCCATGGAAGCGAAAGATCCTGAGTTTGCGAAGAAAACGCTCGACACATATATCCAACTATACCTCGACCAGAACTTGCGAAAAAGAAGAATCATCAGTTCCGAAGCCGTAACATGGCTAAAAGGGGAGCAAACCCGCGCAGAAGACAAACTGGTAAAATCGATGGCTGCACTTGTGAACTTCACGAATCAGCACGGGATCGTTTCTCTGGAAGATACTTCGAATCATGTGCTCAGGTTCTTCAACAGCAGCGCTGAAGGGCTCGTGAAATCCAAGGAACATCGTGTGCAATTGGAAGCCCTCCAGAAAGAGGGAACCCAGAGCCTGGCCGTGTTACCGCCCGACCTCAAGCCCAGCGATCTCCAAAGCCTGAAGGAAAAACTCGCGCTTTTTGAAGCAGAATACATGCAACTGCGGGAGATCTATGCTGAAGAATATCCCAAGGTGCTCATGCTGAAAAAGCAGATTGCTTTTCTCAAGAACAAGCTTGCAGAAACCGAAGAAAAAGCAATCACCTCGGCTTTGGAGACGGCACGTTCTCAGGAGTCGATGCAGCAACAGGCTTTTGAGCAGGCTCGTAAAGAAGCGATGAACAACAATTCTTTGGGTGTGCAATATGCTGTCCTGAAAAAAGAAGTGGAGACGAACGAACAGATTTATAAGATCCTTCTCCAGAAATCCAAGGAGATGGAACTCAATATCCAAATTATCGGAAACAATATCAGCGTGATCGATCCTCCAACCACTCCAGTCGGATCGGTAAAACCCAACAAGAAACTTAATCTGTTGATAGGGGCTTTTCTGGGGCTCTTGGCCGGAGTCTTCGCCGCGTTCGTGCTGGAGCAGATGGACAATTCCATTCATTCAACCGAGGATGTGGAAAAGTACCTCAACCTTCCCAGCCTGGGAGCAGTACCGGATATCAACAAACACCGCAGAATTCACGGTTTGAACGGGAACACTTCAGGATACGAGTTCATAGCTCATAATTCTCCCAAAGCCCCTGTCTCGGAAGCCATCAAGAACATAAAAACATCGATTTTTCTTTCCATACCTGCCTCCTCCATGCGTACAATTGCTGTATCAAGCGCTGTTCCGCGGGAAGGAAAAACATTTATCAGCGTCTCGATTGCGTCAGTTTTGTGCTCGAGCACGAAAAGAGTGCTGCTTGTGGATGCAGACCTCCGTAGACCGAGAGTAGGGGAGGTCTTCAACCAGCCTGATACTGTTCCGGGACTTACCACGTATCTCACTCAGGATGATGTCAAGTTCCAGAAAATATTACACAAATCAAGAATTCCCGGCCTCTATTACGTGTGCGCCGGTCCCCTCCCGCCTAATCCGGTTGCCCTCCTGGAATCGGATCGTATGAGAGATTTTATTGATAGATGCAGCAGTGTGTTCGATTTCGTGATCCTTGATTCGCCTCCTGTAGGAGGATTCTCGGATGCTCGTATATTGGCGAGCAAAGTGGATGGAGTAATTATGGTCGTACGGGAAGGAACGGCCCCCGTAGATCTTGTGCGCCAGACAAAGATGATGATTACTTCGGCCAACAGCAGGATTCTTGGAGTAGTTCTCAATATGGCAAACGGCAGATCTTCCCTTTATGGGTCCGGGTATGGTGGGTATTACGGTTACTACGGGAACTATTACAGCAAATCCGCACGGTCGGTTGTGGCGCTCGATGAGTCTGCCACAACCGGGAAGAATTGA